One Bufo gargarizans isolate SCDJY-AF-19 chromosome 3, ASM1485885v1, whole genome shotgun sequence DNA segment encodes these proteins:
- the LOC122931301 gene encoding olfactory receptor 51G2-like, with protein MEVPTNASVIFLLEGIPELGHDQTLIAFPLCLLYIIAFFGNCTILVIIKKEESLHQPMYILLAMLALTDFGVSLTTVPTVLGIFCFNYNQIPLDMCLTQMYFLHALAAMESGVLVAMAIDRLIAIMDPLRYTSILTHSIIGKIGLVILLRSLCVVFPVPFLTKRFPFCKSHVLSHSYCLHQDIIRLACADTTVNSLYGLVAVLMTKGIDSMFIIISYIMILNVVLSIKANEAQIKAFNTCVCHLCAVMLFYIPLIGLSVVHRFGKNASHLIPILMADIYLLVPPVINPIIYSVKTKPIRQKIIKVFRFSMIMEKPSGHGVTSIKI; from the coding sequence ATGGAGGTTCCTACAAATGCTTCAGTGATATTTCTCCTGGAAGGTATTCCAGAACTGGGTCATGATCAGACCCTCATCGCCTTTCCGCTGTGTCTTCTATACATAATTGCGTTCTTTGGTAACTGCACTATTCTGGTCATCATTAAGAAAGAAGAGAGCCTCCACCAGCCCATGTACATACTGCTCGCCATGTTGGCCTTGACTGACTTTGGGGTGTCCTTGACTACAGTCCCAACAGTTCTTGGGATTTTCTGCTTTAATTACAATCAAATCCCTTTGGACATGTGCCTCACCCAGATGTACTTTCTTCATGCTTTGGCAGCCATGGAATCTGGGGTCTTAGTGGCCATGGCCATAGACAGATTGATTGCTATAATGGACCCTCTAAGATACACATCCATCTTAACCCATTCTATCATTGGTAAAATTGGACTGGTCATATTATTGAGGAGCCTCTGTGTGGTCTTCCCAGTTCCTTTCCTTACCAAGAGGTTTCCATTTTGTAAGAGCCATGTCCTATCTCATTCTTACTGTCTCCACCAGGATATTATCAGACTGGCTTGTGCCGATACAACAGTAAACAGCCTCTATGGCCTGGTGGCCGTCCTCATGACCAAGGGCATTGATTCCATGTTCATAATTATCTCCTACATAATGATCCTGAACGTTGTCCTAAGCATCAAGGCAAATGAAGCTCAGATCAAAGCCTTCAACACATGTGTCTGCCATCTCTGTGCCGTGATGTTGTTTTACATCCCACTCATCGGGCTGTCAGTCGTCCACAGGTTTGGGAAGAATGCCTCCCATCTTATCCCCATATTGATGGCTGATATTTACCTTCTGGTTCCTCCTGTGATTAATCCAATAATCTATAGCGTGAAAACCAAACCCATCCGCCAGAAAATTATCAAGGTCTTCAGGTTCTCCATGATAATGGAAAAGCCTTCTGGCCATGGTGTCACTTCTATCAAGATCTGA